The Silurus meridionalis isolate SWU-2019-XX chromosome 16, ASM1480568v1, whole genome shotgun sequence genome has a segment encoding these proteins:
- the rab5if gene encoding uncharacterized protein RAB5IF has translation MTSSSNKKKEEIHVANGGLKQPTWSKALNSRAVWDDKDEFLDVVYWFRQIIAIILGVIWGIVPLKGFLGIAIFCIVNAGVLYVYFSSFQQVDEEEYGGTWELTKEGFMTSFALFLVVWIIFYTALHYD, from the exons atgacgAGCAGCTCgaataagaagaaagaggagattCATGTGGCTAACGGGGGGCTGAAGCAGCCCACATGGAGCAAAGCGCTAAACAGCAGAGCAGTGTGGGACGAcaag GATGAGTTTTTAGACGTGGTCTACTGGTTCAGGCAGATCATCGCCATCATCCTGGGAGTCATTTGGGGCATCGTTCCACTCAAGGGCTTCCTGGGAATCGCCAT ttTCTGCATTGTGAACGCCGGCGTCCTGTACGTGTACTTCAGCAGCTTCCAGCAGGTGGATGAGGAGGAGTATGGAGGAACGTGGGAACTCACCAAAGAAGGCTTCATGACCTCTTTCGCTTTATTCCTG gtggtgtggaTAATCTTCTACACAGCGCTGCATTATGACTGA